A single genomic interval of Myxocyprinus asiaticus isolate MX2 ecotype Aquarium Trade chromosome 19, UBuf_Myxa_2, whole genome shotgun sequence harbors:
- the LOC127409674 gene encoding alpha-1,6-mannosyl-glycoprotein 2-beta-N-acetylglucosaminyltransferase-like, which produces MRFRIYKRKVVILTLLVIIGGFAIWNSGKTKKASAAVVPKEAETVKRSSGNSQVQVTLPVTRKPVNETLPEKQPAAKPEVDNTTLVYRGIVFQLNFDQTLRNEEKFRSVRQKDDLVVVVQVHNRPEYLRLLVDSLRKAEGIENVLLIFSHDFWSPEINQIVTSIDFCLVLQIFFPFSIQLYPQEFPGNDPRDCPRDISKKDALTLGCINAEYPDSFGHYREAKFSQTKHHWWWKLHFVWDRVRVLKDHQGLVLLIEEDHYLAPDFYQLLKLMSSLKKEQCPDCDILSLGSYGHISYSSKANKVEVKAWKSTEHNMGMALSRNAYQKLLRCTDAFCTYDDYNWDWSLQHLTVTCLPTFLKVMVCEAPRIFHAGDCGMHHKKSACMPTSQKTKIENILQISRNQLFPKQLLITKRLPALGAKGVAPHVKNGGWGDIRDHELCKSYLRLQ; this is translated from the coding sequence ATGAGATTCCGAATTTACAAGCGAAAGGTGGTAATACTGACTTTATTGGTCATAATCGGTGGATTTGCCATCTGGAATAGTGGTAAGACGAAGAAGGCAAGCGCTGCTGTGGTTCCTAAGGAGGCGGAGACCGTTAAACGGAGTAGCGGTAATAGTCAGGTACAGGTCACGCTACCGGTAACTCGGAAACCCGTCAATGAGACACTTCCAGAAAAACAACCAGCTGCCAAACCTGAAGTGGATAACACTACCCTGGTGTACAGAGGGATTGTGTTTCAACTCAACTTTGACCAGACCTTGAGAAACGAGGAGAAGTTTCGGTCAGTGCGACAGAAGGATGATCTCGTCGTAGTCGTTCAGGTACACAACCGTCCAGAATACCTGCGACTCTTGGTGGATAGTTTGAGAAAGGCAGAGGGCATTGAGAATGTTTTGCTGATATTCAGCCATGACTTCTGGTCCCCAGAGATCAACCAGATAGTCACCTCCATTGACTTCTGTCTTGTCCTTCAAATTTTCTTCCCTTTTAGTATCCAGCTCTATCCTCAAGAGTTCCCAGGGAATGATCCAAGAGACTGTCCCCGAGACATATCCAAGAAAGATGCCTTAACTTTAGGCTGCATAAATGCAGAGTACCCAGACTCCTTCGGCCACTATCGGGAAGCCAAGTTCTCTCAGACCAAACACCACTGGTGGTGGAAGCTGCACTTTGTTTGGGATAGAGTCCGGGTGTTGAAAGACCACCAAGGGCTCGTGTTGCTCATTGAAGAGGACCACTACCTTGCCCCCGATTTTTATCAGCTTCTCAAGCTGATGTCGTCGCTAAAGAAAGAGCAGTGTCCTGATTGTGATATCCTGTCTTTGGGGAGCTACGGGCACATCAGCTATTCCAGTAAAGCCAACAAAGTTGAGGTGAAAGCGTGGAAGTCCACTGAGCACAACATGGGAATGGCGCTAAGCCGGAATGCATACCAGAAGCTCCTCAGATGTACCGATGCCTTCTGCACCTACGACGACTACAACTGGGACTGGTCTTTGCAGCACCTTACCGTGACTTGTTTGCCCACGTTCCTGAAGGTCATGGTCTGCGAGGCACCTCGCATTTTCCACGCTGGCGATTGTGGCATGCACCACAAAAAGTCAGCATGCATGCCGACTAGCCAGAAGACAAAGATCGAAAACATTCTTCAGATCAGCAGGAATCAGCTGTTCCCAAAACAGTTGCTTATCACAAAGAGACTGCCTGCATTGGGGGCCAAAGGAGTGGCCCCCCATGTCAAAAATGGAGGTTGGGGTGACATCAGGGACCATGAACTCTGCAAGAGCTATCTTCGATTACAGTGA